One genomic region from uncultured Cohaesibacter sp. encodes:
- a CDS encoding helix-turn-helix transcriptional regulator, whose protein sequence is MAKQYETALDIGDRLRLVRVGKGLTPEEVASATGLSRAAIYRYEAGNPIRVDALGKIADFFDVSIASLFGVGSEFIGSAKEFFERMRQIEAVADQITALFGPVAFLLTTENFDSLLKQLLHESVPEAAPNQHSLDEEIDQILEILYQRKEAYLYRRPSIVSLVSALELEQMLVTGLVGKYGLPEDEVAQRREAAMIEAENVLRMMIDQPMGVQIGLVEDSLPGASFQILKNGPSSVVAMSPFRLGLYANIRVGVGTITSAHESVEMHQKVTSDLWHNSKKSEDAIQRVKDIIKQHTR, encoded by the coding sequence ATGGCAAAGCAGTACGAAACGGCTCTTGATATTGGTGATCGGCTGAGATTGGTTCGTGTTGGCAAGGGATTAACACCTGAAGAAGTCGCATCCGCCACGGGCTTGTCTCGCGCCGCCATCTATCGCTATGAGGCCGGCAACCCTATCCGGGTTGACGCGCTGGGCAAGATTGCCGACTTTTTTGATGTGTCGATTGCCTCTCTCTTCGGTGTCGGCTCGGAGTTCATTGGCTCGGCCAAAGAGTTTTTCGAGCGGATGCGGCAGATTGAAGCGGTCGCGGACCAGATCACAGCTCTGTTCGGCCCCGTGGCCTTTCTGCTCACAACAGAGAATTTCGACTCGCTGCTCAAGCAACTATTGCATGAAAGCGTTCCCGAAGCCGCCCCGAATCAACACAGCCTTGATGAAGAGATCGACCAGATTCTGGAAATCCTCTATCAGCGCAAAGAGGCCTACCTCTATCGCAGGCCAAGCATTGTGAGCCTCGTCTCTGCTCTGGAGCTGGAGCAAATGCTGGTTACAGGCCTTGTTGGCAAATATGGCCTGCCCGAGGATGAGGTGGCCCAGCGCAGAGAAGCAGCAATGATCGAAGCAGAGAATGTCTTGCGCATGATGATTGACCAGCCCATGGGCGTGCAAATCGGACTGGTGGAGGATTCCCTGCCGGGTGCCAGCTTCCAGATTCTGAAGAATGGTCCCAGCTCCGTGGTCGCCATGAGCCCGTTCCGTCTGGGCCTCTATGCCAATATCCGGGTGGGCGTTGGCACCATCACCTCAGCCCACGAATCTGTAGAAATGCATCAGAAGGTGACGTCTGACCTGTGGCACAACAGCAAGAAGAGCGAAGATGCCATTCAGCGGGTCAAGGACATCATCAAGCAGCATACGCGCTAA